Proteins found in one Amblyraja radiata isolate CabotCenter1 unplaced genomic scaffold, sAmbRad1.1.pri S89, whole genome shotgun sequence genomic segment:
- the LOC116969607 gene encoding uncharacterized protein LOC116969607, with the protein MGNSWIKDNAAGNLYPEMKVNSYTLDLTIDNPTFKLAGIFTLTQTEPRKQILKQYEIFGMKVEASPQRPLLGSDITLSCTISRLSDTVSLQWRPMDSSQQNRSNTDHIRLDNTVYLMVQHVTVEDGKLYVCEVRENGTILHTSNGDFTVENARSQPIIINVNGNNFVNRLVTSGKLYDGKDFSVRIVPVVFQDAGLYACDLEGNRFPTIDLITVKVTAEPSDAVTEGDNVTLTCSVSHDTGSMRLVWINGDGKRVGEKTLTEEETSLSLVIQKAERGRGNWRCVLFDQDLPRLFVPNYQESCGTDFQGNLRSGSSCSPAWFCQCCRNPRELSNSSTQCGQS; encoded by the exons ATGGGGAACTCTTGGATCAAAGATAACGCCGCTGGCAACTTGTACCCGGAGATGAAAGTGAATTCCTATACCCTTGATCTAACAATTGATAACCCCACATTTAAATTGGCGGGAATTTTCACTTTGACTCAAACAGAACCGAGAAAGcaaatcctgaaacaatatgaaatatttgggatgaaag TTGAAGCAAGTCCACAGAGGCCTCTGCTGGGCAGTGACAttacactcagctgcaccatctccagactctcagatacagtcagtcttcagtggagacccatggactcatcccagcagaacaggAGCAACACTGATCACATCCGCCTGGATAACACGGTCTATCTGATGGTTCAACACGTtacagtggaggatgggaagctgtatgtgtgtgaagtgcgggaaaacggaaccattcttcacacaagtaacggAGATTTTACTGTAGAGAACG CACGTTCTCAGCCCATCATCATCAATGTCAATGGGAACAACTTCGTGAATCGACTGGTGACCTCAGGGAAACTCTACGATGGCAAGGATTTCAGTGTGAGGATTGTCCCCGTTGTGTTTCAAGATGCCGGACTTTACGCCTGTGATCTGGAGGGAAATCGATTTCCCACCATTGATctaatcacagtgaaag tcacagctgaaccgtctgatgcagtgactgagggagacaacgttaccctgacctgctctgtgtctcaTGACACTGGgtcaatgagactggtttggatcaatggcGATGGCAAACGTGTTGGAGAAAAGACACTGACTGAGGAAGAGACATCACTGAGTCtggttattcagaaagctgagagaggcagagggaactggagatgtgttttgtttgatCAAGACCTGCCCCGGCTTTTTGTCCCGAACTATCAGGAGTCCTGTG GCACTGATTTTCAAGGAAATCTGAGGAG